CAAAAGTTGGCACGACTCTaccttttgcattttctttccgaAAGACTGCGTGCTTGCATCTGGTTGTATGTCTGGGATCTCAAGGAGTCACGCTGCGCGACAGCCTGGAAGACCGATGTCAGTTCTGTGCGCAGCCATGGCTGTAATGTGCTGCCTGGAGAACAGATCCCAAGGGTGCTTCCTAGCTTGCTTTTCCAGGATTTTCACTTGGGGTTGACAACTGAGGGCATCTTCAGGAACAAGAACTATATGATTCTGAAGTTCTTTAGCAACCTTCAGAGTTTTCCTTTGTTACAGCCAAAGTGGGctgactgggggggggggttgttgatggttttttgattctttttgttttgtttaatgtctgTTGTCCTGTATTTCCCATATAGAGATGCcactaagtaaaaaaaaaaaaaaaaaaaaaaaaaaaagttgctaaaTTCCTTCCTCTTGAATTTGTTTATTTGGCAACCATCAGTCACAGGGAAGGAAAGTGGGACTGCGTCACCTGGAAGCTCTGATTTATGGGCAAGCAGTGCCAGTGCCTTTGTGCCACTGGGTGGACGGGCTGGCACTGGAATAGTGCCAACACGAAAGGACGAGACACCTTTCCTTATGGCTTGGAGTTCAGGGACAGCTGCTGTCTTCTCTGGCCCTAGTCTGATGCATTTGTTGTGGGTGAGATGTGGCTGATAAAATGGACTTACTAGAGCGGTTCTGCTGGTGTGCTCTGGTTGTGTCTTGTGATCGTTAAAGAAGCTGTGATTAACAGCAGGGGGGAAAGTGAATGGGGAGCTGAAGAACAGAAAGGTCCTTCGGTGGACTTCTTGGGGTCTGGAGATGGAGAAGTTCTCATTgcatggggaggagagaggaggccTCCGCTGTGAAGAGCTGGTTTAAGGTAAGGATGAGATGAGGGGAGCTGATGCTGCATAGGTGCAGAAGGACGAATGGACTGAGAACATTGCAAGGAGGATGGGTAAaggtcttaaactgaaagaggggagatgtagattagatattaggaagagattctgtactgtgagggtggtgaggcactggaacaggttgcccagagaagcagtggatgccccatccctggaagtgttcaaggccaggctggatggggctttgagcagcctggtctagtgggaggtgtccctgcccatggcagggggggttggatcaggatgatctttaaggtcccttccaacccaaaccattttatgattctgtgacaggaggggaaggagggctgggacCTGCCCCGACGGGGACTGACACGCAGCGAGAGGCCGCCTCTTCCCCATGCGTGGATGCGAGGGCAGGTCACCGGGGCCGGTCGGGGCCGCTCCGGTCGGGGCGGCAGCCGGAGCCGCCGCTTCTGTCGCTTCGCCTCCGGGGCGCCGGGCGGGCTCGCTGCCGGGAAGGAGCCGCTCCCGCcggcgggggtggcggggcgggTACCCCCAGCCCCGGAGGCatcgccccgctccccgccccagGCCGCCGCTCCCGGCTGCCTCCCCGCCCGCCGAGTCGCTGCTCGGGGCGGGGAGGCGCTGCGGCGGCAACGggctccccccccaacccccgccccgGGCTTTAAGAGTCGCGATGGGGCGAGTAGCCCATGTTCTCCTCGCCGGAGCCCATCGGCCGGGGGTCCCGGCGCTGGTGGCCGCGGGAGGTGGCTGCGTGGGGTTGCcgggggtgaggggaggcggcAGGGCGGTGTCGCACCCCCGCAGCTGggctgtccccgctccccgctgGACACCAAGCCGTGGTGTCGGTCTGTGCTCGGTGTTTGCGGGGGCGCGGCACGGAGTAATTAATAAAGCGGCGTCGTGTCAAACCCTGGGAGGTGTCAAAGGGCTGCTGGTTTTTAACAGCCGGGGTGGTCGCGGCTGGTGGCAGCGGATGGCGCAGCATCTGCTGCCCTGTTTGAACTAACTGTCTGCTCGTAGGGTTATTGGAAAGCAACTGGCTCCTCGGGATTCCTTGCCTAATCAGAGGTgttacctcctcctcttcccccagtgTCTCTTGACATCATTTCATCCATCagagtttcagaggaaaaaaaaaaaaaaagaaaaaaacacaacccaaagcAGAACCCACCCAGTCTGCGAGCAGCCCGCACCAGCCCCTCAGTTTTGCTGTGACTGCAGGGAAGAGCTGGATCAAGGCGAAGATGAAGGATGGGAGCGGGGCTGAGCTCCTTGTCCTGAAGGATTTGGTGCGGGGCGAGCCGAGAGGAATGCGGAGCGATGCACAGACCGGCATCCCCCGTACCCCGGGCGGGGATCAATAAACCCGTCGGCACTGCCTGGGGATGCGGAGGCGCTTGACCCAGGGAAGGAAGAAGCCCCCAAGGTGCGTTTGCTCCTGCCGGTCATTGTTGCTCCATGGGATTTCTCCTGCCCCCCGCGACTGACCTGATGTGGACCGAAGCGTTTCTAACATGAACTTTCTCTCTGGGATCTGGTGGTCTCTTCCCTTGGTCTTGGTCTGGGCGACCCCACCAGTCACCTCCTCATGGTGGTAAGTTGTGCAATTCCAGGAATTTTTATGTGCTCTTGGGGAAGGTGGGGTCGGATTAATTGTAAATTAGGGAGgtgaggggtgtgggggggaagccTCTCCCTCGCAGTCTCGTACGAGCAGAGCTGGCCGCTGCCAGCTGCTCCGCTCCAGAAAGCCCGGCCTTAACAGCGAGCGGGGATTAGACGGTCTCGGCATCTCCTTCCACACCCCGTCCCTTCTCCCCGGCCTCCTCCTTCCCAAAACCCCGGAGCAGCTGCGAGGGCTGAGcgaggggcgcggggggaaccggcccggcccggggcggggggggggggagcacagcgggcaccccctgccagagcggccggagggagtgggaggagggCGGGCCGCGGGGAACACGCCCGAGGTGCGCGGATGAAGCGCAGATGCTGGCAGCCGGCCCTCCGCGCCCCGGCGGTTCTGGGACTTGGCTACAgcgaggacttttttttttttaattattattattattactattattatgtttttcccttcttcttcgccctccccgtcccctccctccttcGAAGTTGCTCCTCGCTGAACCGCGAACCGCAAGCGCAAAGGGGCGAAGGCCCCGCGGGCAGCGCAGGACACGCTTCGAGGGATGTTCGGTCTCGTAGCACGGGTCAGAATGGAAACAAGGAACCTGCCCCTCCAGCTGGGGACCCCCACCAAGCCCAGACTGGAAAAGTCTTGGCGTAAAAGAGGAGCTAAACCGCTTCTTACAAACCTGGGGAACACATTTAAACCTTGACGCTGGCTGATGCGGGATCAAAGCCTGATTTATCAGACTGGgcatatttcaataaaattactATCTGTGTCCACAGCCGTATAAACGTAATTTATCGCGCTGGCTTTTTTGTCATGGTGTCTTTTAACTGCCgcttattttttttgaaaagtcaCGGCTTTAGCGATTTTATGATCGTATAAAGtaatgaaaatacaagaaaaggaCATTTTCTCCTGTTTGATCCCTTCAAAAGACACCTATAGTAGTTTGGGTTTTATAAAAGGTACCTTTCGAAACATTTCAGGACTAATAGAGACCATCTGGACGCAGATGatgatgtaatttaatttttgtcaaggtttttttggtttgtgtggggttttttttgttttttttttttttttttttttttaagaaatactgcACGAAGCTGTAATAGCGGGGTTTGGGGTTCTCCTAAATGCTTCACGTTATTAAAAAACACAGCATCGGAGACTCATTTTAAAGGATTtccacaccaaaaagaaaaaaaaaaaaaaaaaaaaaaaaaaaaacaaaccaaaaaaaccccggcAGCGGCAGCTCTGGCTCGGCCGGAGGAAGGCTCCCGCCCGCAGAcggggggcgctggggacccccccgccgccggtgGTCGCGcgtccccggcgctgcccgccctttccccttccctcccgcaGGTACATGGGGGCCGTGGGCTCGTCGCGGGTGATGTGCGATAACGTGCCGGGCCTGGTGAGCCGTCAGCGGCAGCTGTGCCGCCGGCACCCCGAGGCCATGCTCTCCATCGGCCGCGGCGTGGCCGCCTGGACGGCCGAGTGCCAGCACCAGTTCCGCCGCCACCGCTGGGACTGCAACGCCCTGGAGCGGGGGCAGCGCCTGCTCGGCCGCGTCCTGCTGCGCAGtgagtgtgtgtcccccccctccttcttcccgTCCCGGGGAGCGCCGGGGGCTGGGAGGGGCCTTTCCCGCGGGATGGGGCGGGGGCGCGCAACCTCCGCGCCCCCGCGCAGCCACCGGCGCGGCGCCCTCCGccgcccctctccggcgcctgcgGGGTCCGCGTAAAAAGGGGGGTGCGGGAGGGGGACGGGGCTCTTCGGGAGGGGAAAAGGGCGCAGGGGCCGGCACTACCGGGAACAGCAGGGGAATACCGGGAAGTGGTGACCCTCCTCCCCTTACCCGTGTTCCCAGCAAGGGTGAAGCTGCGTTTTACTtttctggaggaagggaagggcaaaTGCAAAAGTATCTGAGGGTCTCATAGTCAGCAGAGCAgctggaatcatggaatggtttgggttggaagggaccttaaacatcaacTACTTCCAAcacccctgctatgggcagggacacctcccactagatcaggttgctcaaagccccatccagcctggccttgaacacttccagggatggggcatccacagcctccctgggcaacccgttccagtgtctcaccaccctcacagtaaagaatttcctcctaatatctaatctaaatctcccctctttcagtttaaaaccattacttctcgtcctatcactccactccctgataaagagtccctccccatctttcccataggccccctttaggtactggaaggccactgtaaggtctccacggagccttctcttctccaggctgaacaaccccagctctctcagcctgccctcacaggagaggtgctccagccctctgagcatctttgtgccTTCCTCTGGCCCGTTTCAACCCCTTGCAACATATGACAATGAGAAGTGCTGCTTTGCTTAAAAACCTGTGTCagagcagaaggacatggacaagGTTCAGAAAAGGGGGAGCCTGGCATGTTATGGGCTTGCCCTGCAGTTCCCAACTTctctgttttttgggttttttgctgcaTAATGGACCCCCAAATCACAAATTTAGAGCTACAGAGAAACCCAGGCACCAGAATGCAGCAGTTGGGCAGAGGGCTTTCCAGCAAGGAAAACCCAACCCACCCCGTCTAGGGATACCAGTACTCTGGGGGGCTGAAAGGGGCAGCCCGTGTCCGAACGGGATCCCAGTGCATTGGGATGGCAGACGACAGCTCCTTCCACAGGCCGGTTCCTGCTGGAGCGTCTTACCAGGGAAGTGCAGCAGCAGGGTGCAGCCCCACCAGGGCTGTGCCGCCTGCGAGGTGTCCCATGGCCGGGGCAGCACTGCCCTCCAGGCTGTGTGTGACAGCTGGTCCCTCAGAGTAGGCTTTGGGAGAGGGATAAGCAGGGACATGTCCAATAGGGGTGAGCCAGGCTTGTGCGGACCCCGGGCAGCTGAGGACTACAGTGTGCTACCCTGAGGGAAGGACGGTTAAGCAGGGGTGTGTTGCCATCTAAATGGGGGACTAAGGCATCTAGTGAGTCTTCAGACAGCTGATGTGGTCCTTTTGACTCAAAGAAAAGGCTGGGATCTGTTACCATCCCGGGATGTCCCTACCCAAGTGGTAAACATGCTGAGATTCTTCTAAGCTGCAGCTCTCTTCACCAAATGCCACACCTGGgctgaccctgccctggcacttGTGTCCCTGGGATGTCGCCAGTACCCTCTGGGATGGCCTCTCCAGGCTGTGAGCAGCGTGGCACCtgcaaggggaggaggaggaaagaaccCCGGGGCCATTGCCCCACTGGTGGGGCCAGGGAGGAGAACAGGAGACGCTGGGCACGCTGATCCGAGCAGTGGGATTCATCCGTGGAGCATCACTGGGTGCCAGGCTCCGCTGCTGGTACGCGGTCAGTTCCCGTAACTGGTTTCGTGTTCCCTCAGCAATTATTTGTGAGTAACCAGTAACGTCACCCATCAGCTGAAGCTGTCGATGAGGTTTGTCTGACATTCAGGAAAACATGTCTGGCAGAACACAGCCTAATTCTGGTGAggctatttcatttaaaaaaaaaaaaaaaaaaaaagtaaaaatgcagtTCTCCCAAAAGTGAAGCTTTGCTGCTGGCTGATGGCAGAGAATTAAGGTGTTGGGCTTCTGAGCCCTGCGCTGAGCCTGACCAGGCGGTGACTGCCACGGGAAGTGTGGCTTGAGACTGCTCTAGTTTGAAATGAAACGTTTTTGAGTAGTTTAGTAAACtcaaatgaaacatttctctTCCAATGACATCaggtgtttctttttaatttgtaacATTTAATTTGGTTTCTCAGAAATGAAGTCTTCAAAAGAATATGGTTTGTAACAAGCCGTGGTGTCTCCTGCCCGGGTTTGAAGGTAGTGTAGGGAGGGCAGGGTTTGCCCAGTCCCTTTGCAAGTTTTTAATTGCCATTTGCCGAAGGTATGCGCAGTCCAGGGCCCTTGCTATTTGAAAGATCTAGATGCCGCTGGAATATGAACACTAAATAATAAGTTATACGGTGTAATGCTGCCCCTACAATAAAATCACAGATAACATTCCCTCACTGGGGTCCCACTTTACTGTGCTGACATTACTTTAGGCTTATAGTTCCTCACAACAGGGGGCTCTCACTTCTAGTGGCCTTAGGTACTCCACAAAAAGCTACTTCTCCCCCCTTCCATGctaaaaaaaacttctaaaatgttaaaatatccCATTACCGTAAATACAGTTGTGCCAATGTGAGATAGCTCTGTATTGTAAATGACTATGTCTTAAAACAAACTTAAGCATTGAAGTATGTACCTGATAGCCTAAGAGTAGGTATAGCCCAAAAATGCAGATAATCTTTGGTATTAATACAGTGTCTTCGTTAAGAGAAGGGAGAAGTGCCTGCACAGCTGGCGTGTAGAAGTCACGGCTGCCAGGCCAAATCCTGCCTCAAGCATGACACAAGCAGTGCCATTGATTTAATGGAACTTATTTGTGTGGATTACGGTTACCGGGCTTGGTTCTAGGCAGAAAAACCTAAATTTAACTTATTTTCAGAAACTAACACCCAACATTTCTCCTAACTGCCTTTTAAGCAGGAAAATTTATTCCGAGTGcttgagaagaggaaaagctAGTTTCTAGAGCGATTTGCAGTATTTTGCAATGTACATGTTGTTCCAGTGTCCCTATTTAATCATTTCTTAAACCCATCTCTGAGATAGCACTTCATATATTTTCCTAAATCGATGAAGCACGATAGAAATACCAGCTGTCCTGTTCACATATCTGTACAAAACAACTGATCCGTGAAGGTATATTAATCAATATCAGAAGCACGCGTTTAATGTTTTCCAACTCTAACACTATATTGATGAGCTTTTACCAGGGAGGGGTCCAAGTTTAAGCCATGACTAATTCTGGCTCCAGGGAATGTGTGATTTCAGCCCAGTTTTATCTTTTGCTCAGCAAAAAAGTCCAGGCTAAATGGCTGGAGTCAGGAGAGCCACTCAAGCTGACTACCCTAACAATTTTTAaagtgacttttttgtttgtttcaggtaGTCGGGAATCTGCTTTTGTACATGCCATCTCCTCCGCTGGAGTTGTTTTTGCCATCACCAGGGCGTGCAGCCAAGGGGAGCTGAAATCCTGCTCCTGCGATCCCAAGAAGAAAGGCTCCGCCAAGGACAGCAAGGGCCACTTTGACTGGGGCGGCTGCAGCGACAACATCGACTATGGTGTTAAATTTGCCAGAGCCTTCGTAGATGCCAAAGAACGGAAAGGAAAAGATGCAAGAGCGCTGATGAACCTTCACAACAACAGAGCTGGAAGGAAGGTGGGTGTCCATCCAACAGATGCCTCTCGGTGAGCTCTTGTGGGTCTTGCAGCCTGGTCTCAGCAGTTAGGAAGACGTATGGGATGAGTGGGAGCCTGAGATGCTGTTTCTGTCTCCCTTGGAGGTTCAGGGTGGCAGACATCTCCATAGAGAACGGGTGCAACTGCTTCACGGTGCTCCCGTCTCCGTCAGTTCGGTGGTTCCATGTGTGGGAAGTTGAGCCCGAGTCCAGGGCATTGCAGGATGAGTTTGGATGGAGGTTTCGTTTTGAGCCTAATCCTTAAATATGGAGGAGTTTTACTTTTGGTTAATATAGAACAGCAATTCCTAAGGGAGGCTGAAGACCACACTGAAGAACAGGCTTGACTATTAAAGAGCAAATTCAGAATAGCATTGGAGAAAAAACC
Above is a window of Larus michahellis chromosome 1, bLarMic1.1, whole genome shotgun sequence DNA encoding:
- the WNT2 gene encoding protein Wnt-2; this encodes MNFLSGIWWSLPLVLVWATPPVTSSWWYMGAVGSSRVMCDNVPGLVSRQRQLCRRHPEAMLSIGRGVAAWTAECQHQFRRHRWDCNALERGQRLLGRVLLRSSRESAFVHAISSAGVVFAITRACSQGELKSCSCDPKKKGSAKDSKGHFDWGGCSDNIDYGVKFARAFVDAKERKGKDARALMNLHNNRAGRKAVKRFLKQECKCHGVSGSCTLRTCWLAMADFRKTGDYLWKKYNGAIQVVMNQDGTGFTVANKRFKKPTKNDLVYFESSPDYCIRDRDVGSLGTAGRVCNQTSRGMDSCEVMCCGRGYDTSRVSRMTKCECKFHWCCAVRCQDCLEVVDIHTCKAPKTAGWISRT